Below is a genomic region from Dehalogenimonas sp. THU2.
TGGTCTTCAAGTGCTACAGCCGGTTCCCCGGCGGCAACAGGATTCACTGACGTAGCCGCTGATACCAGATGGCGAGGTACCCCGGAAGAAGCAGCCCGCATCGTTCGTGCCGCGTTCAGTTATCTTGGCATGCCGGAGGTCCATTTCCTCTCCGCTACCGATCAAAGAATTATCAATCTCGGTTCCCAGGGGACTTTGACGGATACCCAGGTGGACGCCAAAGTCAAGTCTCTGATCGTAGCCGTCCAACGCAAAGATATAACTATCGGGCGCAATAGTACGGGGGACCCCTACGGCTATAGTCATCGCAACCTTCTCCTAAGGAGACAAACGGAGTTTATCACCCGCTTGGGTTATAATTGTGTCGGTGAAGTAAGCGGCCCCAACGCAGCTTATGGCGCGCTTGGCGGTGGTAGCGAAATGAGCCGCCTGGATCACTCGGTTAGCCCCAGGTTCGGTGCGGGTATCAAGGTCTGGACTATGCTCGCCACCGACCTGGAACTACCCGAAGATACCCCGATCGATGCCGGTATTTTCAGATTCTGCGCCAACTGTATGACCTGCGCCGATATGTGCCGCTTGAACGGCAACTTCTGCCTTTCCGAAGAGCGCGAACCTTCTTGGGAATCCCACAATACGCTTCCACCCGCAGCCGTGGCGGCTGGTGTCAGCACCTGGGACTACAAACGCCCCGGTGTCAAAAGGTATTTTGCCGACTACGCCTATTGTGACCGCGGCAATTGCCTCCAGCACTGCTGGGGGCAGTGCGTTTTCAATGAGCTGACCGACGCCGGGATTCATTCATTCCTGAAACCGGTGATTGCCACGCTTGGCGGCGGACCCGGACAGGTTTTCGACAAAGCCATCATGGCTGTCGAAGGTGTAATGCCATTCGGTGTTCGTACTTTCGAAGAACAATTCGAGAGTATCGAACGATGGTGGAACCGGGATCTGTCAAAATGGCATTATGATGAACAAACTGGAGCTGGAAGCAGTACCCTTTACTAGTCTCAGTTCCCTGAAGCATCAACCGGCGGCCTCTTTGAGAGG
It encodes:
- a CDS encoding reductive dehalogenase domain-containing protein, with the protein product MKGFHTTVNRRDFMKGLGLAGAGIGAASLVAPQFQDMDDVLSSPKSNFKHAWFVKNRDAFNPTVEIDWDQIKPWKLDAEWGNFQKIQNADVLPGFLDNQKNLQALKAQWRTEQRERYDIKFDALSGSANFWSSSATAGSPAATGFTDVAADTRWRGTPEEAARIVRAAFSYLGMPEVHFLSATDQRIINLGSQGTLTDTQVDAKVKSLIVAVQRKDITIGRNSTGDPYGYSHRNLLLRRQTEFITRLGYNCVGEVSGPNAAYGALGGGSEMSRLDHSVSPRFGAGIKVWTMLATDLELPEDTPIDAGIFRFCANCMTCADMCRLNGNFCLSEEREPSWESHNTLPPAAVAAGVSTWDYKRPGVKRYFADYAYCDRGNCLQHCWGQCVFNELTDAGIHSFLKPVIATLGGGPGQVFDKAIMAVEGVMPFGVRTFEEQFESIERWWNRDLSKWHYDEQTGAGSSTLY